A region from the Alosa alosa isolate M-15738 ecotype Scorff River chromosome 7, AALO_Geno_1.1, whole genome shotgun sequence genome encodes:
- the LOC125298251 gene encoding fibroin heavy chain-like yields MKLSLPGPHAFLLMIRLDATFTKERNTVTWIQETFGEKASKYTIVLFTHGDVLKGEPIEDFLQRGPALSSLIKYAGGRYHVLNNKSEDRTQVRELLEKIKAMVRKNGGGYYEWMSPWETKREIMSGTVRVVLSIVLALVKVVVKTSEQVLKYSIKEAEAWAPTEKGRRKAAAILGATAGAVVGALVGSVEGPIGRAVLAAVGATVGAVAGAGVIAITVGTAATRKALVGFIIGPLCDLLIAAAAATGAGASVIAAAGAGAGTVVGAAVGALVGAGAGRAAIAAVIAAAVAGAAGGAGRAAIAADQ; encoded by the exons ATGAAGTTATCTCTTCCTGGGCCCCATGCCTTCCTGCTGATGATCAGACTGGATGCAACATTCACAAAGGAGAGGAACACAGTGACGTGGATCCAGGAGACCTTTGGTGAAAAAGCTTCTAAGTACACCATAGTGCTCTTCACTCATGGAGATGTGCTTAAGGGAGAACCAATAGAAGATTTTCTGCAGAGAGGTCCTGCTCTCTCATCTCTGATTAAATATGCTGGGGGTAGATATCATGTCCTCAACAATAAGAGTGAAGACAGGACTCAGGTCAGAGAGCTACTGGAGAAGATAAAGGCCATGGTGCGGAAAAATGGAGGGGGGTACTATGAGTGGATGAGCCCATGGGAGACAAAGAGGGAGATCATGTCAGGAACAGTAAGAGTAGTACTATCAATAGTCCTAGCACTTGTCAAGGTAGTAGTAAAAACATCAGAACAAGTGTTAAAATATTCAATAAAAGAAGCAGAAGCATGGGCACCAACAGAAAAAGGAAGGCGAAAGGCAGCAGCAATATTAGGAGCAACAGCAGGGGCAGTAGTAGGTGCTCTGGTAGGTTCCGTAGAAGGACCAATAGGAAGAGCAGTATTAGCAGCAGTAGGAGCAACAGTAGGTGCAGTAGCAGGAGCAGGAGTAATTGCAATAACAGTAGGAACAGCAGCAACAAGAAAAGCACTAGTAGGATTTATCATAGGACCATTATGTGATTTACtgatagcagcagcagcagcaacaggagCAGGAGCATCAGTAATAGCAGCAGCAGGTGCAGGAGCAGGAACAGTAGTAGGTGCAGCTGTAGGCGCACTagtaggagcaggagcaggaagaGCAGCAATAGCTGCAGtaatagcagcagcagtagcaggagcagcaggaggagcaggaagagCAGCAATAGCTGCA GACCAGTAG